One part of the Sorangiineae bacterium MSr11954 genome encodes these proteins:
- a CDS encoding bifunctional metallophosphatase/5'-nucleotidase: MRLRRSTVLFSIPAALAAASIPLAVSCSDESTLVANPSDASIDRAPPSTSDSTAPVKVQILGFNDFHGNLEEPTGNNANVLAEGNDPAIGDAGVPLDGSTKKNVPAGGVVFLAAHIAKLRAQNPNTAVVSSGDMTGASPLVSAIFSDEPTVLAMNAIGLDFNGVGNHEFDHGVGELLRLQYGGCHPTKGCPPDIADFPGAKYRYLAANVDVAKDRTIFPAYGIKELGGQKVAFIGMTLKDTPSVTVPSAVAGLKFDDEVATVNELIPKIKGEGASAIVVLLHQGNIPLPGTVYSDCGVESGTIVDIAKKLDPAVSVVFSAHTHQAYNCKVRDGAGGEKLVTSAASFGRVVTQVELTIDPVQHKVTEKSAKNHIVTRDIAPDPAVKQILDTYKTLAGPVGNEPIGRITGALTKDTTSASGEWIIGDVIADAMLAGMQDPKKPGYDAVIALMNAGGVRASVPCDGCSEASPGTMTYAQAFTVQPFTNYLVTVSLTGAQIETLLNQQGKGILQIAGLKYAYKRPGGGAPVVEPNTIQVREAGGYVALDPAKTYRVVTNNFLATGGDGFDEFKKATNPTNGPIDLDALIAYMKANNPLKPPALDRITRLP, from the coding sequence ATGCGTCTTCGTCGATCCACCGTGCTCTTCTCGATCCCGGCTGCCCTTGCGGCGGCAAGCATCCCGCTCGCCGTCTCGTGCTCGGACGAATCGACCTTGGTGGCCAACCCCTCCGACGCATCGATCGACCGCGCCCCGCCATCGACCTCCGATTCCACGGCGCCCGTCAAAGTCCAAATCTTGGGCTTCAACGACTTCCACGGAAACCTCGAGGAGCCGACGGGGAACAACGCCAACGTGCTCGCCGAGGGCAACGATCCCGCGATTGGCGATGCGGGCGTCCCCCTCGACGGTTCGACGAAGAAGAACGTGCCGGCCGGCGGCGTGGTGTTCTTGGCCGCGCACATCGCCAAGCTCCGGGCCCAGAACCCGAACACCGCCGTGGTCTCCTCCGGCGATATGACCGGCGCCAGCCCGCTCGTATCGGCCATCTTCAGCGACGAGCCCACGGTGCTCGCGATGAACGCCATCGGCCTCGATTTCAATGGTGTGGGCAACCACGAGTTCGATCATGGCGTGGGCGAGCTTCTGCGCTTGCAATATGGCGGCTGTCACCCGACCAAGGGCTGCCCGCCCGACATCGCCGACTTTCCGGGGGCCAAATACCGCTACCTCGCGGCCAATGTCGACGTGGCCAAGGACCGCACCATCTTTCCCGCGTATGGCATCAAGGAGCTCGGCGGACAAAAGGTCGCGTTCATCGGGATGACCCTCAAGGACACGCCGTCGGTCACCGTGCCGTCGGCCGTCGCCGGGCTCAAGTTCGATGATGAGGTGGCCACAGTCAACGAGCTGATTCCCAAGATCAAAGGCGAGGGGGCGAGCGCCATCGTGGTGCTCCTGCACCAAGGGAACATCCCGCTCCCGGGCACGGTGTACAGCGACTGCGGGGTCGAGAGCGGCACCATCGTCGACATCGCGAAGAAGCTCGATCCGGCGGTGAGCGTCGTCTTTAGCGCGCACACGCACCAAGCGTACAATTGCAAAGTGCGCGACGGTGCCGGCGGCGAGAAGCTGGTGACCAGCGCGGCGTCGTTCGGGCGTGTCGTCACGCAGGTCGAGCTGACGATCGACCCCGTTCAGCACAAGGTGACGGAGAAGAGCGCGAAGAACCACATCGTCACGCGCGACATCGCGCCCGATCCGGCCGTGAAGCAGATCCTCGACACGTACAAGACCCTCGCCGGCCCCGTGGGCAACGAGCCCATCGGGCGCATCACCGGAGCCCTCACCAAGGACACCACCAGCGCCTCGGGCGAGTGGATCATCGGTGATGTCATCGCCGATGCCATGCTCGCGGGCATGCAAGACCCCAAAAAGCCCGGGTACGACGCGGTCATCGCGCTCATGAACGCCGGCGGCGTGCGCGCCAGCGTTCCTTGCGACGGGTGCAGCGAGGCCAGCCCGGGCACCATGACCTACGCGCAAGCCTTTACGGTGCAGCCCTTTACGAACTACCTCGTCACGGTGAGCTTGACCGGCGCCCAGATCGAAACCTTGCTCAACCAGCAGGGCAAGGGCATCCTCCAGATCGCGGGCTTGAAGTACGCGTACAAGCGGCCCGGTGGCGGCGCCCCCGTGGTCGAGCCAAACACCATTCAGGTTCGCGAAGCCGGCGGTTACGTTGCGCTCGACCCCGCCAAGACCTACCGGGTGGTGACGAACAACTTCCTCGCCACAGGCGGCGATGGATTCGATGAGTTCAAGAAGGCGACCAACCCGACCAACGGTCCGATCGACCTCGACGCGCTCATCGCATACATGAAGGCCAACAACCCGCTCAAGCCGCCCGCGCTCGATCGCATCACGCGCTTGCCGTGA